One Erpetoichthys calabaricus chromosome 9, fErpCal1.3, whole genome shotgun sequence genomic region harbors:
- the LOC127529083 gene encoding uncharacterized protein LOC127529083, whose amino-acid sequence MWTMVLYPVRLSQAFVFACIQGIDAVDESILMSSFLKYLSSAEQECVEKALQGNMDEINKEDLIDLFTRMGSHILPPQDNMQSAILTMVHNVLLQEPKFIIDCFISVRAVMHCNLINKVSTLKLYESKKATIRKVAQILKPSKEFLREHEQVVLNHLLCYVRSVDQRRLETFLRFCTGSNVMCKDKIEVAFNNLSAVLELPCTYNSYPEFRTEFDNILSGNCFAMDML is encoded by the exons ATGTGGACCATGGTATTATACCCTGTCAGACTTTCACAAGCATTTGTCTTTGCCTGTATTCAGGGAATTGATGCAGTGGATGAAAGCATATTGATGTCATCCTTTCTAAAATACTTGTCTTCTGCAGAACAAGAATGCGTTGAGAAGGCATTACAGGGCAACATGGATGAAATTAATAAGGAAGACTTAATTGACCTCTTCACAAGAATGGGATCTCACATTCTGCCTCCACAAGATAATATGCAGTCTGCCATTTTGACAATGGTGCACAATGTTTTATTGCAAGAGCCAAAATTCATCATTGATTGCTTCATATCTGTTAGAGCAGTCATGCACTGTAATCTGATAAATAAAGTAAGCACACTGAAGCTGTATGAATCAAAGAAGGCAACAATCAGGAAAGTAGCACAGATTTTAAAACCATCAAAAGAATTCTTGAGGGAGCATGAGCAAGTGGTCTTAAATCATTTACTGTGCTATGTGCGAAGTGTAGACCAGAGAAGACTTGAGACCTTCTTGAGGTTTTGCACAGGCTCAAATGTTATGTGCAAAGACAAAATTGAAGTAGCATTCAATAATTTGTCTG CAGTTCTTGAGTTGCCATGCACCTATAATTCATATCCCGAGTTTCGTACAGAATTCGACAATATTCTGTCTGGCAATTGCTTTGCAATGGATATGTTGTAG